Within the Spirochaetota bacterium genome, the region ATTGGAAGTTAATGAAATGGCATATTTAGGGTATATGAAGCAGCAGAGTGAAAAGTACAACGGCAAGGAAGGTTATGACCCTGCATTCTATAAGGCATAGCCAGTAATTATATTGGTTCATCTGACGATGGTTTCTGCCGTATGAATGCAGATACCACATACGGCAAAGATACTGTACCATCTGCTTCTAATGCATAAATAGTAGAGAGTAAATCTTTGTTATCATTGATCAATGTCTGAAGTTGTTCAAGACTGCAACCAAGATAGTTGGCAATTGAAAAAAGATTAATTACAACTTTCTCTGTATAGGATTTTGCTAAGCCAAACTCATTGAGTGTTAAAAATGTCTTCAAATCATCTTCCAGATAATAGTCTGTATGCAATGGATTTATTGTATGAGCTATCTCATCAAAAATCCCATCTATGTCTTCATTGGGCAACACAAACCCAGCTAAAAAGAGTACACCTTCAAACTGCAGCGCACGCCTAAATTCATCAATTGACCTTCCAGTATCAAGTATATCCAGGCAATCAATACATACTATCATATCAGCCTTATAGTAATCAATGGGGAAATCATTGAAGTTTCCGGTAACACCATAAAAGCGGCTCATCCATTCATTTTTGCTATACCGTGCATAAAATGATTGTAACAATGAAAGTGAAGGCTCAACCACAACACATAGTGCTTTTGAAACCTCCATAATTGCTTCAATATATTTTGGATTTCCTAACCCTATCTTTACAATGACATGTGGCTTGTATGTTTCAATACAATCTTTAAGCCTGCCAAAAACCAATTCAAAACGGTTGTCAGGTTCAATCAATGTATGTAAGGATGCATCATATTCCAAAAGCTGCTGCAACGTTGCAAACTTCATTGTTTCCCCCTACGCTGGTTTTGCCGCTCATCATTCCAGTTTTTTGTGGAAAAGAAAATTGCGCTATTATTCTTAAGCACTCAGTGACAAAGAATCTACTACAAGGAATTAATATTTTTCCCTGAATGGCGCTGTGCTCATACTACTATTGCTATTTTCATCATGTTTTGTCAATTTTTGCTATGGTTAAATTTTGATATTATATTTGTCACAACACTATGTATATCAGGATTGATGCATGTTTACAAAAATGCAAGCATAAAAAAATCCCACGACAATTACTCGTGGGATTTTTTTATTGTATCAGTATACCATTTATTCATACATTTTGAAAATAAATGTCAACGTAGTAAATAGATAGTGGTCTTTTTCGGTTAGCTTGTTGCCGGTTTTAAAGTACTGTGTCTGGTACATGTACATTGGAGTAAGGATAATAGTTGGAGTAAACTTATAGCTAAAACCAACATATACTCTGTTCTGTGAAAAGCCACCATATTCAAATCCCGGTGTAAGTGGAGCTTTTGTAATATCTTTTGTGTCTTCATCATCAATTACACCCTGGAATATCTCATCACCTATCATAACAGCAAATTTATCAGTTATACTGTATTCTACTCTGAAATATTCCCGAATAAGGAGGGAATACCCTTTTTTAAGTGAACTTGTTGTATAGCTAGGGTAAGTTGAATAAACTTTGTTGTGGAAAATAATCCTGTTCCACAACTTCAAATTGCCTATTTTATATTCAACGATTGGCAAAAATTCTATATTATGGGAATAATAATATTCATCTTCGCCAGTTGGGGAAACCGCTGCCCGTGTGGGAAATCCCTGATAGTAATACCATAATGGCAATTTGACAGTTAAATTGTCAAACTTCATTGTGTAGGTAGGGCCGGTAAATAACTCGTAAAAGAATGTCTTTTTTTCTTCTTTGCCCGGATCATTCTTTCTTTCATACTCATAGCTGTGGCTTGTAAGCAATGTCCATGACCACTGTGGTGAAAAAACGGCAGTTAAATCTAAATAC harbors:
- a CDS encoding DUF2490 domain-containing protein, encoding MVKRFTLLFLLVFVFCTSVSVFAVPVAYRSWTYLDLTAVFSPQWSWTLLTSHSYEYERKNDPGKEEKKTFFYELFTGPTYTMKFDNLTVKLPLWYYYQGFPTRAAVSPTGEDEYYYSHNIEFLPIVEYKIGNLKLWNRIIFHNKVYSTYPSYTTSSLKKGYSLLIREYFRVEYSITDKFAVMIGDEIFQGVIDDEDTKDITKAPLTPGFEYGGFSQNRVYVGFSYKFTPTIILTPMYMYQTQYFKTGNKLTEKDHYLFTTLTFIFKMYE